The Endozoicomonas montiporae CL-33 genome contains a region encoding:
- a CDS encoding uroporphyrinogen-III synthase produces MPDNSLNRIRALVTRPNPQGNRLAEHIQQQGGETLVLPMLEIRPLAETQAMRERVLQLDRYQKIIAISKHAAQYGLELIENYWPQLPVGQQWFAIGNTTRQTLARFDVSASCSDQGNDSESLLALDEFSSPEGQSILLIKGSGGRDFLEKALQQKGAQVDTLEVYQRLCPDYQPNQVRQQLSDHGINVILAGSGETIRNLCQHLPMSLLEHYRLVIPGQRVARQAKKLGFRQVYTATGADHAAMLSVLEKINDETSL; encoded by the coding sequence ATGCCGGATAATTCTCTCAACCGTATTCGAGCACTGGTGACCCGTCCGAATCCACAGGGAAACAGGCTGGCTGAGCACATTCAGCAGCAGGGCGGAGAAACTCTTGTACTGCCAATGCTGGAAATCAGGCCGCTGGCAGAAACGCAGGCTATGCGAGAGCGTGTGTTGCAGCTGGATCGTTACCAGAAAATCATTGCCATCAGCAAACATGCTGCGCAGTATGGTCTGGAGCTGATTGAAAACTACTGGCCACAACTTCCCGTTGGTCAGCAATGGTTTGCCATTGGCAATACAACCCGCCAAACTCTCGCCCGGTTTGATGTGTCTGCTTCCTGTTCTGATCAGGGCAACGACAGTGAAAGCTTGCTGGCATTGGATGAATTCAGCTCTCCAGAAGGCCAGAGTATTTTGCTGATCAAAGGGTCAGGTGGCCGGGATTTTCTGGAAAAAGCATTGCAACAAAAAGGCGCGCAGGTGGATACTCTGGAAGTCTATCAGCGCCTCTGTCCGGACTATCAGCCCAATCAGGTGCGACAACAGCTGTCGGATCATGGTATTAATGTCATTCTTGCGGGCAGTGGCGAAACCATCCGAAATCTGTGTCAGCATCTGCCTATGTCCCTGCTGGAACACTACCGGCTGGTGATTCCCGGTCAACGGGTCGCCCGGCAGGCAAAAAAGCTGGGGTTCAGGCAGGTTTATACCGCAACAGGTGCCGACCATGCCGCCATGCTTTCGGTTCTTGAGAAGATCAACGATGAAACCTCCTTGTGA
- the hemC gene encoding hydroxymethylbilane synthase — translation MKTVRIATRKSALALWQAEYVKERLEHFHPGLNVELIKMTSKGDRILDAPLAKIGGKGLFVKELENALLEGRADIAVHSMKDVPMSFPDGLGLSTICPRENPLDAFVSNDFHHLDELPEGAVVGTSSLRRQCQLLKLRPDLTIRFLRGNVNTRLAKLDNGEYDAIILAAAGLIRLDMAGRIRNCLTTEQCLPAAGQGAVGIEIRSDDEAIRQLLAPLHDQDTADRVMAERAMNRRLNGGCQVPIACYCELDGDELFIRGLVGQPDGCMLLEAETRCHRSDGEAAGIQVAEKLLQLGAGKILNELMHD, via the coding sequence ATGAAGACCGTAAGAATTGCCACTCGAAAAAGTGCTCTGGCTCTCTGGCAGGCAGAGTACGTGAAGGAACGTCTGGAACATTTCCATCCGGGGCTCAATGTCGAACTGATAAAAATGACCAGCAAAGGCGATCGCATTCTTGATGCGCCTCTGGCGAAAATTGGTGGCAAAGGACTGTTTGTCAAAGAACTGGAAAACGCTCTGCTGGAAGGTCGGGCCGATATTGCCGTGCATTCCATGAAGGATGTGCCCATGTCATTTCCGGATGGTCTTGGCCTGTCTACCATCTGTCCACGGGAAAACCCTCTGGATGCCTTTGTATCCAATGACTTTCATCATCTGGATGAATTGCCGGAAGGTGCGGTGGTGGGAACCTCCAGTCTGCGAAGACAATGCCAGCTGTTGAAACTCCGTCCGGATCTGACCATTCGGTTTCTGCGTGGCAACGTCAACACGCGCCTTGCCAAACTCGATAACGGCGAATACGACGCCATCATCCTTGCCGCCGCAGGTTTGATTCGTCTCGATATGGCAGGCCGGATTCGAAACTGCCTGACCACCGAACAGTGTCTGCCAGCGGCTGGTCAGGGCGCCGTTGGTATCGAAATCCGTTCGGATGATGAAGCGATCAGACAACTGCTGGCACCTTTGCATGATCAGGATACCGCTGATCGGGTAATGGCTGAGCGAGCCATGAACCGCCGTCTGAACGGAGGCTGTCAGGTGCCTATTGCCTGCTATTGCGAGCTGGACGGTGATGAACTGTTTATCCGCGGGCTGGTCGGACAACCGGATGGCTGCATGCTTCTGGAAGCAGAAACCCGTTGCCACCGCAGCGACGGTGAGGCAGCCGGTATTCAGGTGGCAGAAAAGCTGTTACAGCTGGGTGCCGGGAAGATTCTCAACGAATTAATGCACGACTGA
- a CDS encoding uroporphyrinogen-III C-methyltransferase: MSNLVSNNVSKQSKDSEQAKNTEVTDTNPNTPKDNKKSSKAAKPATAQPSRLPLLVALLALLVALAALGSAAYIGWRGKALEDNQPVLQSGQEQLQSQIARQQARLTETVQSLAPVDQQLQAVQQRNDRLLNRMDVLSRHVRELAGSNRDGWQLAEVEYLLRLANQKLLMTNDVISAKALLQDADNILLELDDYSLYPIREALAEDLAVLKMVPHLDQEGVYLRLSALSRRVDELPLLQPESFKKEESSGPPEATTAEADHSDWQALLLGMLQNTWDSFTGLFRFTTDRTSPVTPLLTSEENLLMRQNLRLLIEQAKLALLAREQEIYNESLQQARSWVERYFEMSGDASVGMLEELQSLSSVAVSPTLPNINRALDAIKQHQSSEPADNPEPPKAPSDGEAEQSESGVQTS, from the coding sequence GTGAGCAATCTTGTGAGCAATAATGTGAGCAAACAGTCCAAAGACTCTGAACAGGCCAAAAATACTGAAGTGACGGATACGAATCCGAACACCCCGAAAGACAACAAAAAAAGCAGTAAAGCTGCCAAACCCGCTACAGCCCAACCTTCCCGGTTGCCGTTGCTGGTTGCCCTGCTGGCACTGCTGGTTGCTCTGGCAGCTTTAGGCTCTGCGGCTTACATCGGTTGGCGGGGAAAAGCACTGGAAGACAATCAGCCTGTCTTGCAAAGTGGTCAGGAGCAACTGCAGTCACAGATTGCCCGACAGCAGGCACGCCTGACAGAAACCGTTCAGTCACTGGCTCCTGTTGACCAGCAGTTACAGGCTGTACAGCAGCGCAATGACCGCTTGCTGAACCGTATGGATGTATTGTCTCGCCACGTCCGGGAGCTGGCAGGCAGTAATCGCGACGGCTGGCAGCTGGCCGAGGTGGAATACCTGCTGCGTCTTGCCAACCAGAAACTGTTGATGACCAACGATGTCATCAGCGCCAAAGCCCTGCTGCAGGACGCTGACAATATTCTTCTGGAGTTGGATGATTACAGCCTGTACCCCATTCGTGAAGCGCTGGCTGAAGACCTTGCCGTCTTAAAGATGGTGCCTCATCTGGACCAGGAAGGTGTTTATCTGCGTTTGTCTGCTCTTAGTCGCAGAGTGGATGAGTTGCCACTGCTTCAGCCCGAGAGCTTCAAGAAAGAGGAATCGTCAGGCCCACCAGAAGCAACAACCGCTGAAGCTGATCACTCTGACTGGCAAGCACTGCTTCTGGGCATGCTGCAAAACACCTGGGACAGTTTTACCGGCCTGTTCAGATTCACAACGGATCGCACTTCCCCTGTTACACCGCTGCTGACCAGTGAGGAAAACCTGCTGATGCGCCAGAATCTGCGACTGCTTATTGAGCAGGCCAAACTGGCTCTTCTGGCAAGAGAGCAGGAGATTTACAACGAGTCTCTGCAACAGGCCCGCAGCTGGGTAGAGCGTTATTTTGAAATGTCCGGCGATGCATCAGTGGGTATGCTGGAAGAATTGCAGTCATTGTCATCCGTCGCCGTCAGCCCGACTCTGCCCAATATCAACCGCGCTCTGGACGCTATCAAGCAACACCAATCCTCAGAGCCAGCAGACAATCCGGAACCTCCCAAAGCGCCTTCTGACGGAGAAGCTGAACAGTCAGAGAGCGGGGTACAGACCTCATGA